A segment of the Maylandia zebra isolate NMK-2024a linkage group LG2, Mzebra_GT3a, whole genome shotgun sequence genome:
gagcaaaagcagaagcacacagaccaacagggatcagatgctgagtgttagaggaacatctgtgctgatcaCTGAATGCTGCTGTGGTCTCTTGTTGAAGTTGGCTGGTGGGACAGTCTAATAGTGATATCCTGCCCATCGGAggaacacttttaaaaacacatgcaatactttgtttgtattacagtcacagtttacgttatttttgtcctttaaaagtgTTGCTGTACTATAAAGTCCTATAATTTGAGGCTAAAATGGCTCAGAGAGTCTCTCTCTCAGAGGATCTCCTTTGAAAGTGGAGACGGCTTTATCCGCTGatccacgtcactttacctggatgttttctttgaagCTGGATGAAGACTCCTCTCCCtcactcctgctgcagctgtgtggtCCAGTTGGCCTCTGAGGTCACAGTCAACATCTGTAGCAGAAGAGGGGAAATAAAAGTCCAGGTTACCAAAACTGGGAGCTTTTCCAAAATAGAGCGTAACTGGACTTTTTCAGCCTTACAGGCAGATAGTCgtctgaagctgcagctttttctttttagctttttcCAATCTCTGCTCTCGGCTTTCTTTGAGAACATGTCTGCTTTCTTGGCATGGGTCTGTCTGCTGTTGGTGAAGAGACTAAATCCACATACTCGCTACTAAGATCTCCTCAAGTAGTCTCAACCAGATTACAGTTTAAGAGTAAATGTCTCCTGAGAGTTTCACCTTGGGGAGATGCTGTCTTGCTAACATGCAATCATGAGCATTAATCTATGAggtgaaaaagtcattttaaaagctccagccacaagttttatttcatctgtgttttggtCAGAGTCCCATCAGACCTCCAGAATGGTGTCAGAGTGTTTTCTATCCACGTGATGAGCACAGGCCTCAGGTCCAGACCTCCACGGGCACCATAGCCTCTTTGGAGCTAATAGGTGCAAGAAGGTTTTGTTGGGATAGGAACTGAAGAGGAAACTGACGAGGAAGGcaaggatcttcttcagctcctccgaGCCGGGACCTCTTTGTGTAGGCCAGCATTGGCCAGGTAGCCCTCCAGCATCGCTGGATGGCCGACAGTGGAAAACCTAGAGGAGTaggagagaaacagcagcttggaGCATGTCTTTATACTGTTTAGTTTTTAGAGCCACAGACTTTCTTTTAATGTCATTGTTCAGGATCTATGActgattatgtatttattgtattcCTCCATGACTGTGTGACAGCAAGTGGAAAAAACCAGCTTCACCTTTGTTGATATGcttgtaattttaatattgattaAATGGCCATGAAATAATAGAAAGCTCatatatgaaaatgtattttaagaagTAAAATGTTAATCTGAGTACAAAGGAGTACACTCACCTTCTGGTAGATGGAGGTGTAGCGAGCGCTGGTGAACATCCAGGCCTCCTCGTAGAACTGATCACTGATTGGATCCAAAACATCGATGGAGGATCTGTGTAAGCGCTGAGGATCGTCCTGATGGACAGAACAGAAGGAGAGTGAGACAAGTGAAGATATACTAAACAACACTGTGACATGAACTGAGCCACACACAGTTTGATTCACAGGTGATTGACACATTATTTGACCAcgagcaatcttttctggtttgacgccatctttgtagccagaaaccagctctctcctcggcttcctccactacacgcttcccccacgccagtctcctccgt
Coding sequences within it:
- the LOC112432365 gene encoding phospholipase D1-like isoform X1, with the translated sequence MCQSPVNQTVCGSVHVTVLFSISSLVSLSFCSVHQDDPQRLHRSSIDVLDPISDQFYEEAWMFTSARYTSIYQKVFHCRPSSDAGGLPGQCWPTQRGPGSEELKKILAFLVSFLFSSYPNKTFLHLLAPKRLWCPWRSGPEACAHHVDRKHSDTILEMLTVTSEANWTTQLQQE
- the LOC112432365 gene encoding phospholipase D1-like isoform X2, producing MSSTQKDDPQRLHRSSIDVLDPISDQFYEEAWMFTSARYTSIYQKVFHCRPSSDAGGLPGQCWPTQRGPGSEELKKILAFLVSFLFSSYPNKTFLHLLAPKRLWCPWRSGPEACAHHVDRKHSDTILEMLTVTSEANWTTQLQQE